One genomic segment of Panicum virgatum strain AP13 chromosome 2N, P.virgatum_v5, whole genome shotgun sequence includes these proteins:
- the LOC120663007 gene encoding L-type lectin-domain containing receptor kinase SIT2-like isoform X2 translates to MSYSYMNPLFFLLILHLFFIHLNLSAFGIGRDQFVYSGFTSANLTLDGAATITPNGLLELTNGTVRLKGHAFHPTPIHISKEPHGTVQSFALSFIFAIYCVQPDICGHGIAFLVAAHKNFSNTMPMQYMGLISEHSNGNATNHFFAVELDTNCNDEFKDIENNHVGIDINGLNSANSSSAGYNDNRNGTIVILLVRRWLMYAELREDWEVEFGPHRFSYKDLFYATEGFKNKNLLGIGGFGRVYKGVLPKSKVMVAVKKISHNSKQGMKEFVAEVVSIGRLQHRNLVQLHGYCRRKGELILVYEYMPGGSLDRYLYDQENKPTLNWDQRMRIIKGIASGLLYLHEEWEKVVLHRDIKPSNVLLDDEMNAHLGDFGLARLYDHGAEPQTTHIVGTIGYLAPELGRTSKATPLTDVFSFGMFVLEITCGRKPIEQTGQDRQLLLVDWVLDCWHKGLVTDAVDVKLQGAYNVDEACLILKMGLLCSHPFINLRPSMREVMQYLNGNVPLQDKLTPADMSLSMLSFMQNRCFNPATLRNSFSTTNNSMISYLTGGR, encoded by the exons ATGTCTTACTCTTACATGAATCCCTTGTTCTTTCTGCTGATTCTACACCTGTTCTTCATTCACCTAAACCTCTCAGCCTTTGGAATTGGCAGAGATCAATTTGTctactcaggcttcaccagtgCGAACCTCACCCTTGATGGTGCAGCTACCATCACACCAAATGGCCTACTTGAACTCACTAATGGCACTGTTCGTCTCAAAGGCCATGCCTTCCACCCGACTCCAATCCACATCAGCAAAGAACCTCACGGCACAGTGCAGTCATTTGCTCTCTCCTTCATCTTTGCCATCTACTGCGTCCAGCCCGACATCTGCGGTCATGGCATCGCTTTCCTTGTTGCCGCACACAAGAACTTCTCGAACACAATGCCAATGCAGTACATGGGACTCATCAGCGAACACAGCAATGGAAATGCGACCAACCACTTCTTTGCTGTTGAGCTCGACACCAACTGTAATGATGAATTCAAGGACATAGAAAACAACCATGTTGGCATCGACATCAACGGGCTCAATTCTGCGAATTCCAGCAGTGCTGGCTACAACGACAACAGAAATG GCACCATTGTCATTCTTCTGGTTAGAAGGTGGCTAATGTATGCTGAACTACGAGAAGATTGGGAGGTTGAGTTTGGACCACACAGATTTTCATATAAGGACTTGTTTTATGCTACTGAAGGATTTAAGAACAAGAATCTACTGGGCATAGGAGGATTTGGAAGGGTATACAAGGGAGTTCTTCCAAAATCTAAGGTGATGGTTGCTGTGAAGAAAATCTCCCATAATTCTAAGCAGGGCATGAAAGAATTTGTTGCCGAGGTTGTAAGCATTGGCCGCCTCCAACACCGTAATCTTGTGCAGTTACATGGCTATTGCCGTCGAAAAGGTGAACTTATTCTAGTGTATGAATACATGCCAGGTGGAAGCCTTGACAGGTACTTGTATGATCAAGAGAACAAGCCTACTTTGAATTGGGATCAAAGAATGCGAATAATCAAAGGAATAGCATCTGGCTTGCTTTACCTCCATGAGGAATGGGAGAAGGTAGTACTTCATCGGGACATCAAGCCAAGCAATGTGCTCCTTGATGATGAAATGAATGCACATCTAGGTGATTTTGGTCTAGCCAGGCTATACGACCATGGTGCTGAACCTCAGACCACACATATTGTTGGTACCATTGGTTACCTAGCTCCAGAGCTAGGACGAACTAGCAAGGCAACTCCACTTACCGATGTATTTTCCTTTGGTATGTTTGTTCTTGAGATTACTTGTGGGAGAAAACCCATTGAGCAAACTGGCCAAGATAGGCAACTGCTGTTGGTCGATTGGGTACTTGACTGTTGGCACAAAGGATTAGTCACAGATGCAGTAGATGTCAAGCTCCAAGGTGCCTACAATGTTGATGAGGCATGCCTAATACTAAAGATGGGATTGCTGTGCTCACACCCGTTTATCAatctaaggccaagcatgagggAAGTCATGCAGTATCTCAATGGCAATGTTCCACTACAGGATAAGTTAACGCCAGCTGATATGAGCCTTAGCATGCTGTCTTTCATGCAGAACAGATGTTTCAACCCAGCGACCTTGAGAAACTCATTCTCAACGACAAATAACAGTATGATATCTTACCTCACAGGAGGTAGATGA
- the LOC120663007 gene encoding L-type lectin-domain containing receptor kinase SIT2-like isoform X1 yields the protein MSYSYMNPLFFLLILHLFFIHLNLSAFGIGRDQFVYSGFTSANLTLDGAATITPNGLLELTNGTVRLKGHAFHPTPIHISKEPHGTVQSFALSFIFAIYCVQPDICGHGIAFLVAAHKNFSNTMPMQYMGLISEHSNGNATNHFFAVELDTNCNDEFKDIENNHVGIDINGLNSANSSSAGYNDNRNGNFHNLTLASYKVMQVWVEYDEDNTQINVTLSPVNVAKPFKPLLSTTYNLSRVLRDKAYVGFSSSTGTIVILLVRRWLMYAELREDWEVEFGPHRFSYKDLFYATEGFKNKNLLGIGGFGRVYKGVLPKSKVMVAVKKISHNSKQGMKEFVAEVVSIGRLQHRNLVQLHGYCRRKGELILVYEYMPGGSLDRYLYDQENKPTLNWDQRMRIIKGIASGLLYLHEEWEKVVLHRDIKPSNVLLDDEMNAHLGDFGLARLYDHGAEPQTTHIVGTIGYLAPELGRTSKATPLTDVFSFGMFVLEITCGRKPIEQTGQDRQLLLVDWVLDCWHKGLVTDAVDVKLQGAYNVDEACLILKMGLLCSHPFINLRPSMREVMQYLNGNVPLQDKLTPADMSLSMLSFMQNRCFNPATLRNSFSTTNNSMISYLTGGR from the exons ATGTCTTACTCTTACATGAATCCCTTGTTCTTTCTGCTGATTCTACACCTGTTCTTCATTCACCTAAACCTCTCAGCCTTTGGAATTGGCAGAGATCAATTTGTctactcaggcttcaccagtgCGAACCTCACCCTTGATGGTGCAGCTACCATCACACCAAATGGCCTACTTGAACTCACTAATGGCACTGTTCGTCTCAAAGGCCATGCCTTCCACCCGACTCCAATCCACATCAGCAAAGAACCTCACGGCACAGTGCAGTCATTTGCTCTCTCCTTCATCTTTGCCATCTACTGCGTCCAGCCCGACATCTGCGGTCATGGCATCGCTTTCCTTGTTGCCGCACACAAGAACTTCTCGAACACAATGCCAATGCAGTACATGGGACTCATCAGCGAACACAGCAATGGAAATGCGACCAACCACTTCTTTGCTGTTGAGCTCGACACCAACTGTAATGATGAATTCAAGGACATAGAAAACAACCATGTTGGCATCGACATCAACGGGCTCAATTCTGCGAATTCCAGCAGTGCTGGCTACAACGACAACAGAAATGGTAACTTCCACAACTTGACACTAGCAAGCTACAAAGTGATGCAGGTGTGGGTGGAATATGACGAGGATAACACACAGATCAATGTGACCTTGTCTCCCGTAAATGTGGCCAAACCATTCAAACCACTGCTCTCTACTACCTACAACCTATCAAGAGTGCTCAGAGACAAGGCATATGTCGGCTTCTCATCATCGACAG GCACCATTGTCATTCTTCTGGTTAGAAGGTGGCTAATGTATGCTGAACTACGAGAAGATTGGGAGGTTGAGTTTGGACCACACAGATTTTCATATAAGGACTTGTTTTATGCTACTGAAGGATTTAAGAACAAGAATCTACTGGGCATAGGAGGATTTGGAAGGGTATACAAGGGAGTTCTTCCAAAATCTAAGGTGATGGTTGCTGTGAAGAAAATCTCCCATAATTCTAAGCAGGGCATGAAAGAATTTGTTGCCGAGGTTGTAAGCATTGGCCGCCTCCAACACCGTAATCTTGTGCAGTTACATGGCTATTGCCGTCGAAAAGGTGAACTTATTCTAGTGTATGAATACATGCCAGGTGGAAGCCTTGACAGGTACTTGTATGATCAAGAGAACAAGCCTACTTTGAATTGGGATCAAAGAATGCGAATAATCAAAGGAATAGCATCTGGCTTGCTTTACCTCCATGAGGAATGGGAGAAGGTAGTACTTCATCGGGACATCAAGCCAAGCAATGTGCTCCTTGATGATGAAATGAATGCACATCTAGGTGATTTTGGTCTAGCCAGGCTATACGACCATGGTGCTGAACCTCAGACCACACATATTGTTGGTACCATTGGTTACCTAGCTCCAGAGCTAGGACGAACTAGCAAGGCAACTCCACTTACCGATGTATTTTCCTTTGGTATGTTTGTTCTTGAGATTACTTGTGGGAGAAAACCCATTGAGCAAACTGGCCAAGATAGGCAACTGCTGTTGGTCGATTGGGTACTTGACTGTTGGCACAAAGGATTAGTCACAGATGCAGTAGATGTCAAGCTCCAAGGTGCCTACAATGTTGATGAGGCATGCCTAATACTAAAGATGGGATTGCTGTGCTCACACCCGTTTATCAatctaaggccaagcatgagggAAGTCATGCAGTATCTCAATGGCAATGTTCCACTACAGGATAAGTTAACGCCAGCTGATATGAGCCTTAGCATGCTGTCTTTCATGCAGAACAGATGTTTCAACCCAGCGACCTTGAGAAACTCATTCTCAACGACAAATAACAGTATGATATCTTACCTCACAGGAGGTAGATGA
- the LOC120659101 gene encoding uncharacterized protein LOC120659101 yields the protein MPGDDKSEPPLPPPTMEGLAAMMTKLLRSMGDMETRFISMESRITSMEPRLQPPPTLNPTASMPYGMPGYGSTTLASSSSTAAATLSMASPTSSPTLPITKITLPHSPSPLPVFDDIPQPNPLGAPGAPGAASAHERLGVPRFSKLDFPTYDGTEDPLNWLHRCEQFFRGQRTLASDRVWLASYHMTGVAQTWYYALEQDEGMPSWECFKELANQRFGPAIRSNCLSELARLP from the coding sequence ATGCCAGGCGACGACAAGTCTGAgccaccactgccgccgccaACCATGGAGGGTCTGGCCGCCATGATGACCAAGCTGCTGAGAAGCATGGGAGACATGGAGACGCGCTTCATCTCTATGGAGTCGCGCATCACCTCTATGGAGCCACGCCTTCAACCGCCGCCGACGTTGAACCCCACGGCGTCCATGCCCTATGGGATGCCAGGGTACGGATCTACAACCCTGGCGAGTTCTTcatcgacggccgccgccacacTGTCCATGGCATCCCCAACGTCTTCGCCGAccctgccaatcaccaagatcacGCTCCCCCACTCGCCATCACCGCTGCCCGTGTTCGACGACATTCCGCAGCCCAACCCGTTGGGCGCGCCGGGTGCACCGGGAGCTGCCAGCGCACACGAGCGCCTGGGGGTTCCGCGCTTCAGCAAGCTCGACTTCCCCACCTACGACGGCACTGAAGATCCACTGAACTGGCTCCACCGCTGTGAGCAGTTTTTTAGGGGACAGCGCACGCTAGCCTCCGACCGGGTCTGGCTCGCCTCGTACCACATGACTGGCGTGGCCCAGACCTGGTACTACGCCCTCGAGCAGGACGAGGGCATGCCGTCATGGGAGTGCTTCAAAGAGCTTGCCAACCAGCGCTTTGGGCCGGCCATTCGCTCCAACTGCCTCTCGGAGCTGGCCCGGCTTCCCTAG